Part of the Pangasianodon hypophthalmus isolate fPanHyp1 chromosome 9, fPanHyp1.pri, whole genome shotgun sequence genome is shown below.
TTCCTCTAGAAGTAATTTTGTTTTCATAGCTTATCTTTTGTCTTGCTGTGACCTTAACTTTGTTCGATAATCCTCACCTTTCCTCTGTTACTTCCACCActcttgttttctctccttctctctctcacacactctctcgctctctctcaatCTGCAGCTCATGcttcttttctctctaattttGTGTCTTGTCCAGCTCAGTATGTGAATCTGCAGGAGCTTACTGTTGCCAGGTAACTGTCAGATAGGGGGCTCAGATATTTAGTTATGCTTACTCACTTGTCCTTTGTGCACTGGAGTCACAATGAAACAATGACTACAGAGTTAAACGTGGCCTGTTTTACTCATATTGACATTTCTTGGTCCTCATACTGAGAGTCACATACGTAGGATACAGTTGGCCAGTAGGGCTACAAGATACATTTCTTAAATAATCCTACATTCCTTTACATGTAGAAATCTTTGAATAAGACTGCTTCATAGTCACTATaattgagtgtgtgttctgaatgCTAACtatatacacagttacactgaatatacagtggggtccaaaagtctgagaccacattgaaaatctgggattttttttttttcatttaaaactgaaaataacaaagttttagactttaaaaaaattttaaataaagaaatgaaatatcttgaatattcgGTATTCAAGGTTTcaaggtcactatttaaatttaagcaactGTGTGTTGTTAACTCCTTTGTAGATTTATTTCTTCCAGTCAAGCATGATTTCAGACAACACtcagatggatttgatctaaaatggatcatcgggttttacacaaacttgtggagtccatgccagtcGGAGTGCACGCTTTCATTAAAGCAAATgtcaaataatacaaaattcTGAAATACTTGTAATTatttcactcaagttattgctgataatataatttgtaatggaAAATTTTGCATTCAATTAGAAGAGAATACAAAATAtaagcctctctttctctctcaaaaaacacagcttgaaaccagaaagtgtacactcctctgtcttgaagactttccagtgctgggaaactttgcaaagcactgtgactgttgcaaagtgctGAAACTTGAGACTtgagaaatgttaaataagtatctcataacaaaaaacttcaccacatcaacgattatacctttttcttttttaaatgacaacaCACTGTTTATTGTTAGTCTTATGTGGACCGTCTGCCAAGtctctgttactatagaaacaagaacGTATTTGAATGAACACGTTAATATAACcctatcgttcatgttacagccagaactgctGTCTGAGCAATGTggttataaaaacataatgcataccttctgaccagttaGAATCGGGattcaaccacactgtggtAACCACTATTGCAGTAGATTATGTTGAAGTAACTGAGGaattccaaaaaaataaataaataataataaaaccattaTGTTTATTGCCCTTCATAGTTGGACTCTGTGTTGTTTGCCGAGTTTTTGTCTTGGAGAGAGAAACCAAGTCTGGATCGGTCATCTGCCTTCCTGACCCGGATCTACAGAGAAGACATTGggccctgtctctctttcacatgCTCAGAAGTAAGTTTGTTCACGCTTGTATGCATATGTGTTCCATATATTTGTATACAGTCAGAAAGAGCACTGGTTCAGAtatcattctctctttctctagcTGTCTAAGTCAGTTCAGAGTGCTGTGGAGAATAACTTTTTGACTATTGAGCCTGTTGCTTTGACCGCAATGTCCACGCACAAGGCCTCGACTGTTGAGTGTGGAGGACCCAAGTGAGTCGTGCACCATACACGATGTTAAGGCAACATTTCTGGgctctgcatgatttttttacaCCATTTAGTTGTGCATAGGTTTAATTTGGGGCTTTTTTTGCTTCACATCATGATTTGGGCGCCATGTTGTTAATCACAGTGTGATCACAGTTTGATATGGGGTTGTTTTTGCAGTGGCTGCCGAGCACCAGTAGAGACGTAAGTGACTTTAGAAGCCTATCATATCAAATCGCTGTTCTAATTCAGCATAATTAACATCTAATTTTCTTTTCCATGTATCTTTTGGTGTGATGCTGTGGATTGAATTTGTTTCTATTGAACTGACTCTCTCACTGGTAGTTGttgctgtaataataaaactgttGTATCAAGCTACTTGGAAACATGTCCACTATACATGATGTGTATCACGATGTTTAGGTTTGTTAAACATTAGTTTAcattgtgacattttaaaaacttttagatatttttattgtttattatgtaACATATATGAAAGGAGGAAGATTTAAATAACCAGtgtaaaaaaatagatttttatgtCCAAGTAGCTACTCAGTGTTACAGTCAATGTTACAAAAGTACCAAAGATACCCGGAAGATCAGATAAGTGTAGAGTGACTCAATTTATTACCACATATTTAGTTCAACAATAAAATTACACCATAatgttatattgttttataccacagtggtgTTGAATGCTCTAATCTGAttgtcagaaagtgttgaataattttctgtaataaaagctctgagagtagtgccGGCTCtcaggcaaatcacaggtttatattaagtcactcattctaacatgttaacatttctgtattaacaatttacacagggaTTCATATGGTGGATGCGCCACACAATCTGACGCTAATAAtacacagattttaaaaaatatatatgttgtaattttcaaagaaaaatatttcattgttgatcgagtgaagttttctgtaaggagatatttatttcatatttatttcagaGCTTTATAACAATTGATATAacagtttaaataattttctgCTACAGGGAAGTCTTTAGGACAGGGAACTATGCACTAATCAAAACTTCATCTTGgatcttttcctataacagcacgctcTGTCttcctttattccttacatcagGGGTGTCCAAGATCTGGCCCCAGGGCCAAATGCGGCCTGTAGACAGATGTTTACTGGCCCATGGCTTCTCTGTTCTCTGTATGATCGGTGGTTCACTAGCCAACACATTGCAATTTTTCCTTTCATctgatggtggcagcagactgcgttaacacagttagctaaaatgcaagagccttttttttttctctgactacACCTGCACATTAATTTACAGAATGATATTTAATCATGGCTATAGACAAAACCACAAAGTTAACAGTGAGAAGGTCCAGTAAGTATTAAAAAGAAcagtttaatttatgattatgtcCAAGTACTTTTTGTCCCTGAAATTTTGGGGACCACATTTAAAAAGTGCACTTTGAActaattatttcatttgaaCCTCAATACAGTAAGATAGAcatagacatatatatatatatatatgtctatgTATAGGGCCGGTCatagacattatatatatatatatatatatatatatatatacacatacacatacacatatatatatatatatatatatatgtgtatatatatatatatatatatatatatatatatatatatatatatatatatatatatatatatgtgtatatatatatatatatatatatatatatatatatatatatatatatgtgtgtatatatatatatatatatgtgtatgtgtatgtatatatatatatatatgtatatatatgtatatatgtatatatgtatatatatacacacatatatatatatatatatatatatatatatatatatatatatatatatacacatatatatatatacacatatatatatatatatatatatatatatatatgtatatatatatatatatatatatatatatataatgtctatGACCGGCCCTCTGgtatttttatatcatatttgAAGAGTATTTTCAGGCCTCCACTGAAAAACATTTGGACACCCCtgataaacataaataacatgCAGTGCTAGTGTTTGCCAagtattttttagattttaacaCTAGAGAATTAACCTTGTTGTTTGGGAGGAGAACCTGATTTAAATGTAGTTTTAAGTATATTTTCCTGCCCACATGATGGTGTACTGGATGTTTAGTAGACTActgtttgattgacagcattGGTAATAAGTGTCTTGTGTTCGGGTGCAGGAAGTGTGCCCTGAGTGGAATGTCCCATCTCTGCCGACATCGCATCAAACTGGGAGATAAAGAGAATTATTACTACATCTCTCCATCCAGCAGAGCTAGGGTACAAACCTCTCATTGTCTGTCGCTTGTCTGTTTTTACTTTCTACACAAGCTCAAGTAAATACTTCATACTTTTAGTATACATGGTTGATAATAATTTTGACAGCGTATGTAGGTGTGactcctttctttctctgatgcTAGATCACAGCAGTGTGTAACTTCTTCACTTATATCAGATACATCCAGCAGGGTCTGGTCAGACATGATGGTGAGTGACGAAACAGGCCTCGCATGAATCACCTTCATATGCTGAATAACAGAATTCAGTTTgttctaatatacagtatttcacatGATGGAGTAAtaccctctctgtctctccctgcaGCTGAGCAGATGTTCTGTGAGGTGATGCGCTTGCGACGGGAGATGTCTGTAGCCAAGTTAGGGTTCTTCTTTACAGATGACAACTGAACGACACCCAGATTCTGTGGCAAGTTTTCTACACTCAGCAATTCGATAACATCAGCAGATTTCCCATAGATACACTCTGTTATTGTGTCAGTGACTGTTATATTAAAAGCCCAGAGGAAATGTGTGAAAGGAATTCTGCAGTGATGATCAGTATTGGCCTCTCTCTACATTCTCGGTCTAACAATCAGCACAGTTCTTACTACGGAGCACATACAGAATTAACATTGggtttatttttagattatttgTTGGTGCAGGTACAGTTTACAGAACTTTAGGTCCTCATAGTTGGAACCTGTTCAGCACACAGTCTCAATAAGATGTCACACTATTCACCTCATTCTGCACCTGCTTCTGCCTTAACAAGCACAGATTTACTTACAATACCAAGAAGCACTACATGTCAATGCTGCCTGAGATAAAATGCTTAGTATGCAACATATTAGATGTCCTTCCAATAGAGCCAGTTGATGCCCAATTAAGGGCTGAAATATATCCAGTGGGTAGCAAGTATTTACTAGAATTTTTAAAAGAGCACATAAAGAGAAATCTAAGCAATCAGCCACAGATTTGAATAATTATGAATTCATTTAATGAAAGTTTGACCTGGGCtcataaaaactgtttttccaGGGCAAAGCCTTCAGAGTCTTGATAATAATTATGGTGTTTGGTGGTATAGATTCAGTATTCAAAATCTGCACAATTTATACATGTGCGTGAACacttggatttttatttttttttaaactgaactgAGGCACACAATTAGGTGGGACTTTGGGACAAAATTAATTTCTgcctttttaataataattgcatgATTTGACAATCAAAATGGCTTAGAGcaaaatgcatttctgtttaatattgGCAGAGCACAAATCTATGCAAAGCTCATAGTTCTTTGTTCATGTTAAGCATAGTATCAGACCTAAATATCATGGATTGATGTTTTGATTAGGTCAGGGAGGATCTTGTGTCATTTGATGAAATGTCTTAACTCTAAAtgattttcagatatttatacAACATTTTCTACCTTTAGAACCAAGAAACAAATTGGTTATACAAATATTCAAGCTTATGCCATTTAGtaatattttgtgcatttttctttgtttacacTTAACTGCCTTTCCTAGTGgattaatacaatataataaaataatacagtataacatTGAGtagtgaatatgaatgaatgtgtggtTTGCATTCACTGTAGCAGATATTCATAGGCTCTAGTTATTGAGCagattagggatgtaactgTATACAAACACATCATGCACATTGAACAGATACAGTGTGTACTAAACATATATGAATAggaggcttttttttctccccaaagaaagcttgccagaaaggtacACAGATCCAGTGGGatataacaaaaaaagtcacagaaGTTGAAGGTTTTTACTCCAGTGAATGTGAAACTAAATTTGAGgttatgaacaaacaaaaataatacttgCACatgggaattaaaaaaaaaaatctccccaCTTTGTTTAAATGATGTGTCATTGTATTACATCCCTGGAGTAGATGATCTGTTCACTCAATAGAGGGAATGGGTTACAAAGAGGAAGAAATCCTATTTCACAGCACTGAATTACATTTATCAGATTGAGTGGCTGTAGGGAGAAGCTGACTCCATGGCAGGGTGCCTGTAGGCTATAAATCAGATATGTCTTTTATATGGGATAAGGTAAAGAGGACAACAACAGATTACCAGGGCAGAGGTAAATCTACAACAGAGAACCATGGCAAAGACAGCACTTAAAgtaaaacagcacacacacttgcagtaTGTCcatacaaaaaataatactgtatgATTGGTTGAGTAAACATGTTGGCCTGTTTTGTTAAGAAGAGATTAATTAGAGTTTAACCAGACATAATATTAAACACGTCATTTCACTGCAGACATTTTACttgttaaaacaataaatagaaACACAATGACACATATTTGCTTACATATGTAAATGCTAGTTACATATGGACCTGGTTCTATGAACTCCGATAACCACTAGGGGAGATGTGAATCACCTGGATGCTTTcttttccatgtgtgtgtgcatgcttagACCTTCCAACAAAGACATGTATTGATGTATGACGGTAATTTCAATAATTACAGCTGTCATTCCCTGAAACCTCATCTAGCCAGCAGTGGTTCGAATTCACAAGGACCCATGTCAGTTATCTGGGGTTCATTGAACCAGGGTTACCTATGTAACTAGCATTCCATTTCACCCCTCCTAATTGCCAGGGCTGGTGTGAAACACCTGGATAATGTATGCCATAAATGTCATGAGGAACAGGACTCAGGACTCTTAGGACTACCCTAAAAGGTGTTCAGAGATGACTAACGCACTCATACCACAAGTGCACCTCAGAGTCCTCTGACCACCAACACATGCAAAACAAGATTATCACCAGATTACACAACTCTCCAACTCTTGTGTATGCAGTTTTCAGAGACATACTGTTCAATTCTGCAACCTTCACAGGCATATTATGGCAGGAAAGAGGGGTCCAACCAATGTGGTAAACACTGGCAGAGCAGTTTCTACTTAAGGGCATACAAGGCCTGTGATCTAGGAGCTCCTGCATTCAGGAGTGCTTACTGGACTCCTGCACAGGCCAGACCCACAGACACAAGTGACCTGGCAAATCTCTTCGTCTATTTGGGATAGCAGATCTGCTTGTGGCGAAAGCTGCCAGGGTGTTCCAACCACTAGCAAAAGCAAATTTTGGAAACAAAGATCTTGGCAGCTGTCTTGGGGCTATGAAGACTCTGACCTAGTTAATTAATGAATCATCTGTAGAGGAGGCAAAATGATGGCGATGAGGCCAGTCATGGGCCAGATCATTTTATCCCAGCGGGCTGCAATGTGTTGACTTGGCACTGTTAAATAAGTCCACCAGCCAGATCTGCACTATCACTTCTGGGAGCAGATGCCACTGCTCTCTTGACAGTACATTTGCTACACCATTGTACAGCCCCAGCAGATCAGGTTCTGTCAGTGATGCTGTCAGAGTGAAGGGCCTACCTTGAGGGGGATTCCATGCTAGTGAATGGAGCTGAGTTGTCTGAGCAATGCAACATGTGGTAATGTGCCAGAACCAGTAAGAAGAAATTAAGAGAACTTAAACTCTAAACCAGGGTCTAAATCTAAGCTGAACACACCCTGTTGACATCGGAATGCCCCACAGTCGTCACAGGTGATGTCTGGTTCAGACCCACATCCATAAGATGCTCAATGCTGAGGCAGTGAGCACATAGTTGGTGCCCATCTTTAGCTTCCCGGAGAACCAGACGCAGGCTCTTGTGGCTAACCGTTGGGTATAGCATGAACTGTGGGAAAAATCCAACTCAAGTAAAGAGAAAGGACAGGTCTGTTTTGAGGAGGGAAAACCAACTTCAATCCTGCAGCTGTGGATTAGCAGAAATTCAGCAAAAAACAGCATGTCGTATGGAAAGGGAGAACCACTCAACCACGCCTGCTAGTCAGCTAATGTGCAATATTCTGTGTAGACAGTGCTGCGTGAGATACTGACCTGGCGGGGAAGAGATGAGGGATAAAAGCTACACAGAGTAAGCTTGTAGAGAGAACTAGCTCTGCTCCAATTATATACAGGTTGAGAAGAATTAAGACATAGACAGCTGCATGACAGTAGTATCTATTGCAAATACTGCCACATGCATCACTATGAATCTTTGGTgaaatacatgcatacatgcacAAGGAGGCATCCAGATGTTTCACATCAACCCTAGTGCTTAGGAGGGGTGAAAATGTACATTGActaatttaaaatggaaatttcAATGGTTCTTATTACAACATACTCTGCTGTCTCTCCCTTTTCTGATGAAAAACCTacaagaaacaaacagaaaaaaaaatcagaaatttaATCCCACAGTTTGATATAATGCGGCAGCTAAAGCTTAAACCAAAgctaaaggaaaacaaaaacccCACCTTGTATAGCAACTCACTATTAGGCTCATCACAGCAACACCTCCCACCACTGTCATCACTGCAGCAGCAATGGAGGTGGCAGAAAGTGTAGTGGACTCTGGAAAAAGATGTAAACTAGCTAAATAAAGCTGCATTTCTAAAAAGTATGTACCACCACAACAAGTGTTCCATGTAAAAGCTTTTCTTTTATCCTGTTTTCTTTCATCATAGACAGTGCAAACCTGTGCAAATGAAGGAACCTGGGGTGTTGTGGCACAGCAGGTTTGGTGGACAGACAGGTCCACTGAAGCACTCGTCTATATCTGAGACAAAACCAAAAGATAGTTACCCTTGCATTGTTTTTATGTTTCAGCCAAGTCTCACCTGACTGAACAGCAACTATCAATTTAATGACACATCctaacatacacaaacaaacctTGACAGGTGGGTGGGTTTGGAGTCCACAGGCGTGTGTTTGGGTCACAGGTGATGTGGGTAGCTCCATGAAGCAGATAGCCAGAAGGACACTGGTAGAGCACTGCTGaatcacacagcacagagaaacCCACTTTCAGCCGAGGAATGGAGCCACACACTGGGTCTGAAGAAACAACAGAGGGAAAAGTATtcaagtgctcagtgagtgtgtgtatgtacatatatacatgcccaaaatggcaaatattaagcttttgaTCGTCTtaacaacaaaataattggtcagaaaatgagcaagaattaagcaaatgcactcctgagagctcctgtgccaccatttgctcgtgtacgttgctgcagtgaactgtttggggaaaagctagaaacagggacattcacttatatagtcttcttgtacgcaaagtaaaatcatgataatgattaaaatgcttgatgtaaaattcaaactaacgtGTCTGGGTGTAcacaattttccaaaaatatcttctgggatgtttttttttcttaaaagattagtcattatttggttatctgccacacctgatgcagccagtcaagagccacaaggcttaaacatccTGAATCAAAGACTTGTTGTtaataaaagcttaatattttgccattttatatatatataaatatgagaGACCATTTTGGTATCAATCTGTGACTGTAAATCTCTAAGCATAACAATGAAGAGTCTCTTTCTCCTACCAGTGTCTGGCTCCTTCCATGCAGAGAGATTAAggtgtgtgatgtttgtgtgtgtgcagggtagCAGCTTGTCAGGGTGGCGTGTCTGTACAAATGGGTCTGAGGGCACCAGGCAGATGTGCGTGTTATCACAAATGATGCGAGAGAGAGATACCATACGCAGTGAGCGTCTCTGAGCAGGGCTGAACACACCCTCTCGCTCCCACCAGAACCtcagagtcagacagacagacatgcttATTCAATCAGTTTATTTGactatactgtacatttgcCATGCAAATTTTGAACAaggtctttgtttttttttttttttttaatttttttaactcacTCCAGGATTATTTTAGTTGacagctaaaacaaaaaaaaaatagaaatgatcaATGACTACAGGCTCACCTGTCTCCATCTCGGAGTGCGCGAAACTGTTTGGCTATGAGGCAGGATAGCAGAGGTCCAACTCTCCCTCCAGACAGTGCAGGCTCTGAGATTGCACCCACCCATACATCAATGTTCCAGACTGTACCATACAGAGCAAGCAGCTTACGCACCAAGCCTACATTCTCCAGAATTTCTATTAAATCAGATTCATTTGCAGGGACGGAGAGTCCACAAAACTCTCGCCATGCACCATAACCTTCATATAGAGACAAAgggaagaaagagtgagaaataaACATGTCATACTCACTATTTGTTGAGCaagatgtgttttaaaaaaggggcctatatgtatgtatgtgaaaataacaataatgataataggCTCAGCAATGATACAGTGTAAAACTTAATCTTAAATGTCTGCTTGAACTTTGCTGTAGTGTGAAAACCACATGTAGAAAAAGAATGAGGGTGAAGACAGTACCAGGCAGGCCATGATCACGGCCCCTCTGCAAGTTTAGAGCCCCGAGGTCCAGCGGCAGCCCACCGTGAGCCTGGAACAGTCTCTCGGTCAACTCCTCCACCATCATCTGCTCAGGAGCCTGGAGTTTGGCTGGGGACAATAACAAACCCCGCAGCACTGGATCTATACCACCTACAGAAACAGAGAATACTAAATATATCACAACACAATATAGCTTTCTGTGGCCAAACAAaagtttggccatatagtgtatcttctccattactgtatatgtatatttgctCCATTTTCACAATATACAGccataccatttttttttgtctaaaccTTAAACGTTGGAATCAATTACTGTCCTTATGTGTATTAATCTGTACCACACATGACACACAGAGactaaatttgtgtgtgtttgtaagtaTTTTAAGTcagactgtgttttttttttgtcatgtacCTTCTTCTACCACCCTCCAGGAGGCAAACAGTGAGTGGTGTAAAGGCAGTGGTGGATATTTAGGGTCAAGCTGATATCCAGGTCCGAGTCGGTTCACTATGGGCTGTACAGTCACATGGGCGAAGCGGAAGGCAGCAGTGGAGAAGCTGTTGGTAATGCTGGGGTCGACCTCAGGGTCATAACCCTGATAGGGGGGCATGAGTTCAGCATATGCTCTGTGCCCCAGGACATGTGGCAAGTAGTGATCCCACGTCAGGACCTGCGATGGCAGTGAATAGAAATTCCCAGTTCTCAGCCAGATTGCACTCAAATCTAACACAAATTTGGTgtaattacatatatttttcttgAACCTGATGGACAGCTCCAAGGATTTTCCTGGCCTCTTGGTACAGTGTATCTGGGCTCCAGTGGGGATTGAGCATATGTAGCTCCTTGGCTAATCGATTATGCTCTCTCAGAAACAGTGTGTGGAGAGCAATCATCCCCAAGTGTTCATTAGCCCGAGAATCACCTGAAGGACACACACCAGAGGAGGACACAGCGATGTAAAGCATGTTTGCCAATGATGCGCCCAACTGATAATATACCAAATTAAGCACTGATGTAAATGTTTAGTAATAGGTCACAGATCTAACTGCTTGCTATGCAGTAAGTGGACCAGTACTAGGTTTTTATTCAAAGTCCCCTTGCAGAAACGGTCATCTCTTATCTTTGTACTTTGCTCACTTATCCCAGTGAGGACAAAGACGTTACTGAGGATCTAGACATCTCAGTAACATCTGGACGCTGAAAGAAGACTGtcagaaataataaattaaaaaatcaatcTTGATATGACCATTACAGACTTAAAATGGACTAATTTTAGTCAGTCCTAAATATGGATGTCCATGGCCATCTCCGGTCACTTGGTTGGTTTAGAATGAATTTTAGAAATCTACACATTTATAGTCCTGTATCTGAGTGTACTGACTcaatcaaaacatgattttaatgAGCTGTGCAAAGAaacatacaaactttttttttttaaattaagaacCACTTTTATCATGATTAATGACAACAGCATATCTATTAAAAAAGGGAGCTCAAAAATGCTCACAAATTCCTGTCCACAGTGACCAACCTGCCAGATAGCAGAAGGTCAAGTTGCCCATAGACGTTGTGTTCTTTCCTGTATTGGAGTCTTGTCGTGGTGCACATGGGTCCAGTTGGGTGTGTGTGCGGGGCAGGTAGGGCAAGTAGGCGAGCCCCTGGTCTGAGTGCAGCTGG
Proteins encoded:
- the epx gene encoding eosinophil peroxidase; the encoded protein is MEVVHMMPVSSSVLTLMMSLLPVFASQFPGKNITGVKSIQSILESNSTQVYVGSTFIQEALRRARELTDAAYARTNERVKMSVKEGSFRPSDLLAQFKQVGTGTRAHIRAAELLDNTVEVIREMVYTHTMAQPKHTELLSMNDVETLLEATGCSAEIKRPVCKGDCLSERYRTITGHCNNKQNPLLGAANTPYARWLPPAYEDFHGTPRGWNPQHTYSNFTLPPVRVVSQEVLYTQNEKISLDLSLSHLLVEWGQWIDHDLSLTPQSPSTASFRTGADCIRTCGRDTPCFPIQIPLSDPRRGVQSCMPFFRSAPSCVDASVVCRHREQLNAITAFVDASMVYGSSDELARSLRNLSSPLGLLRHNQLHSDQGLAYLPYLPRTHTQLDPCAPRQDSNTGKNTTSMGNLTFCYLAGDSRANEHLGMIALHTLFLREHNRLAKELHMLNPHWSPDTLYQEARKILGAVHQVLTWDHYLPHVLGHRAYAELMPPYQGYDPEVDPSITNSFSTAAFRFAHVTVQPIVNRLGPGYQLDPKYPPLPLHHSLFASWRVVEEGGIDPVLRGLLLSPAKLQAPEQMMVEELTERLFQAHGGLPLDLGALNLQRGRDHGLPGYGAWREFCGLSVPANESDLIEILENVGLVRKLLALYGTVWNIDVWVGAISEPALSGGRVGPLLSCLIAKQFRALRDGDRFWWEREGVFSPAQRRSLRMVSLSRIICDNTHICLVPSDPFVQTRHPDKLLPCTHTNITHLNLSAWKEPDTDPVCGSIPRLKVGFSVLCDSAVLYQCPSGYLLHGATHITCDPNTRLWTPNPPTCQDIDECFSGPVCPPNLLCHNTPGSFICTESTTLSATSIAAAVMTVVGGVAVMSLIVSCYTRFFIRKGRDSRVCCNKNH